Proteins encoded together in one Methylocystis parvus OBBP window:
- a CDS encoding efflux RND transporter periplasmic adaptor subunit produces the protein MRAWKIIAFFAAVLAALGAYWVWPRESAKLASSVPPPITVTAASTTTADVPIFLRGLGTVTAFNTVAAQSRVVGNIVRINFNEGQEVRQGNTLVEIDPRPFQAVYDQAKASLARDQATLLSARQDLARYAKLQSGNYVTRQQFTQQQSTVAASEATIQLDNAAVEAAQLNLDYCSVKSPIDGVTGLKQVDIGNLVQANSQTLVVVTQIKPIYIVFTLPEAESLRVRTSMAGGMLTVLAFDQADQREIARGVLKLIDNQIDQTTGTVKLKAQFANADGSLWPGQFVNAHLIVETVKNGVIAPSIAVQSGPNGNYAYVIKQDSVVEMRPITVLQTEHDTALIGSGLRPAEKVVTSGYSQLAPGMRVTVKDEAPASATDKREAGR, from the coding sequence ATGCGAGCGTGGAAGATTATCGCGTTCTTTGCCGCTGTTCTGGCCGCACTTGGCGCTTACTGGGTCTGGCCGCGCGAGAGCGCCAAGCTGGCGAGCAGCGTGCCTCCACCAATCACTGTTACCGCCGCCTCAACCACGACCGCGGATGTGCCCATCTTTCTGCGCGGCCTCGGCACGGTCACTGCTTTTAATACGGTCGCCGCGCAAAGCCGCGTGGTTGGCAACATTGTTCGAATCAACTTCAATGAGGGGCAAGAGGTCAGGCAGGGCAACACTCTTGTTGAGATCGACCCTCGCCCTTTTCAGGCCGTGTATGATCAGGCCAAGGCTTCGCTCGCCCGTGATCAGGCGACGCTCTTGAGCGCCCGGCAGGATCTCGCGCGTTACGCCAAATTGCAAAGCGGGAATTACGTCACCCGACAGCAGTTCACTCAGCAGCAATCGACTGTCGCTGCGAGCGAAGCCACGATCCAGCTGGACAATGCGGCGGTCGAGGCGGCCCAGCTCAATCTCGACTATTGTTCCGTGAAGTCGCCGATCGATGGGGTCACCGGCCTCAAGCAGGTGGACATCGGCAATTTGGTGCAGGCGAATAGTCAGACGCTGGTCGTCGTCACTCAGATCAAGCCGATTTACATCGTCTTTACGCTGCCGGAAGCCGAATCGTTGCGCGTGCGAACGTCGATGGCTGGCGGAATGCTGACCGTTCTCGCTTTCGACCAAGCCGACCAACGCGAAATTGCGCGCGGCGTTCTCAAACTCATCGACAATCAGATCGACCAGACGACCGGCACGGTGAAACTCAAGGCGCAGTTCGCCAATGCCGACGGGAGCCTATGGCCGGGCCAATTCGTCAACGCGCATCTCATCGTCGAGACTGTGAAGAATGGAGTCATCGCGCCGAGTATTGCGGTGCAGTCCGGGCCAAACGGCAACTACGCCTATGTTATAAAGCAGGATAGCGTTGTCGAGATGCGGCCGATCACTGTGTTGCAGACGGAACATGACACTGCGCTGATCGGCTCGGGCTTGCGCCCGGCCGAAAAAGTTGTCACCTCCGGCTATTCCCAGCTTGCGCCAGGCATGCGTGTAACGGTGAAGGACGAAGCGCCCGCGTCCGCCACGGATAAGCGTGAGGCGGGCCGATGA
- a CDS encoding DUF6790 family protein produces MIAGSIAFFIRNLPAALLVSALLLGAAGLPRRSDVASRFLGWILLLPIGVTGLWAGIAHIFYPSVAAAYIGWEDSPLQYEVGMADLAIGVTACVAFWRTWDFRAAAVCAASIFLLGDAIGHVRQMLTTGNFTSGNAGVPFYMDIIAPLLAIGLLIAARRASSVGR; encoded by the coding sequence ATGATCGCGGGATCGATTGCGTTTTTCATCCGCAACTTGCCAGCGGCCCTGCTGGTTTCCGCTCTTTTGCTCGGCGCGGCAGGACTGCCACGCAGGAGTGATGTTGCAAGCCGCTTTTTGGGTTGGATTCTGCTCCTGCCTATCGGCGTGACTGGCCTCTGGGCTGGAATCGCGCACATTTTTTATCCGAGCGTCGCTGCCGCTTATATTGGATGGGAGGACAGCCCGCTTCAGTATGAAGTCGGAATGGCCGATCTTGCCATTGGCGTCACGGCCTGCGTGGCCTTCTGGCGCACATGGGACTTCAGGGCGGCGGCTGTCTGTGCTGCCTCGATTTTCCTGCTTGGCGATGCAATAGGGCATGTTCGCCAGATGCTGACCACAGGCAACTTCACGTCTGGAAACGCGGGTGTACCATTCTACATGGACATCATCGCCCCCTTGCTTGCCATTGGCTTACTCATTGCCGCGCGTAGGGCGAGCTCAGTCGGAAGATAG
- a CDS encoding DUF1398 domain-containing protein codes for MDSRLKNIAEKCLRGAEDNSMTFPQIVGTLMEEDFESYAIDFRRACAVYYRPDGDSIELPTHQPLAPVASTFDTGAVQSAIREAQQLVPGYTYAGFCGKVMAAGCAGYIVSFSGRRAVYFGRTGETHVEHFPQ; via the coding sequence ATGGATAGTCGCCTGAAAAATATTGCTGAAAAATGCCTGCGCGGAGCGGAGGATAATTCAATGACGTTTCCGCAGATCGTAGGAACACTGATGGAGGAGGATTTTGAAAGCTACGCCATCGACTTCCGGCGCGCTTGTGCCGTCTACTACCGTCCGGATGGCGATAGCATCGAATTGCCGACACATCAGCCTCTTGCACCGGTCGCCTCGACTTTCGACACAGGCGCCGTCCAGAGCGCGATCCGCGAAGCGCAGCAGCTTGTACCCGGATACACCTACGCAGGCTTTTGCGGGAAGGTGATGGCGGCTGGTTGCGCAGGCTACATCGTTTCATTCAGCGGGCGGCGGGCCGTGTACTTTGGCCGGACAGGAGAAACGCACGTCGAACACTTTCCCCAATAG
- a CDS encoding MarR family transcriptional regulator, translated as MSDVPDLTAHLGYWLRQVSNHVSHAFARKLAAKDVTVAEWALMRVLYGEQPTSPSRLAEHMGLTRGAVTKLADRLIAKGLIARQANTSDGRAQTLELTAKGEGFVPELAALADQNESECFAHMPDDDRKALERILRDAVARFGITAIATE; from the coding sequence TTGTCTGACGTTCCCGATCTGACCGCCCATCTCGGCTATTGGCTCCGCCAAGTCTCCAACCACGTCTCCCATGCCTTCGCCCGCAAACTGGCCGCAAAGGACGTGACGGTTGCGGAGTGGGCGTTAATGCGCGTCCTCTACGGCGAGCAGCCAACCTCACCGAGCCGCTTGGCGGAACACATGGGGCTGACGCGTGGCGCCGTCACTAAGTTGGCAGACCGCCTCATCGCTAAGGGGCTGATCGCGAGACAGGCGAATACCAGCGACGGTCGGGCGCAAACGCTCGAATTGACCGCTAAGGGGGAGGGCTTTGTCCCCGAACTTGCCGCCCTTGCCGATCAGAATGAGTCGGAGTGCTTCGCGCATATGCCGGATGACGACCGCAAAGCACTGGAGCGCATTTTGAGAGATGCAGTCGCACGGTTCGGCATCACCGCCATCGCGACCGAATAA
- a CDS encoding WGR domain-containing protein, with protein MRRMDDTRNMRRFYRLDVQRDLFGQRRFIREGERIGSAGQVRTIPFDTEPRPLPPLPASGASAGGIPACDGRDRPWRHLFEAPDFILLPRK; from the coding sequence ATGCGCCGCATGGACGATACGCGTAACATGCGCCGCTTCTACCGCCTTGATGTGCAGCGCGATCTATTCGGGCAACGGCGCTTTATCCGCGAAGGGGAACGCATCGGCAGCGCCGGACAGGTGCGAACCATCCCCTTTGACACCGAGCCGAGGCCCTTGCCGCCCTTGCCCGCCAGCGGCGCGAGCGCCGGGGGTATTCCAGCGTGTGACGGAAGGGATCGCCCCTGGCGTCACCTCTTTGAGGCACCGGATTTTATTTTGTTGCCTAGGAAATAA